In the Candidatus Deferrimicrobium sp. genome, ACGCCACCGGCTGCGCGTTTTCCACGATGATCGCGGCGATCGTACCGGTGGTGTCCGACTCGATCTGGTTCATGATCTTCATCGCCTCGACGATACAAAGCACCTGTCCCTTGACCACGCGGCTCCCCACTTCCACGAAGGGAGCGGCATCAGGAGCCGGGGCACGGTAGAAAGTCCCACCGATCGGGGAGACGATCTCCTGGTGGGTCGGCTTCGGGGGAACCGAAGCCGCGGCAGGCGTCTCCATTGCCGAGAGGGCCGGGGCCCCGGGGCCTGGCGGCATCGGGGGCGGGAGAACGGGAACGTTCACCGGCC is a window encoding:
- the accB gene encoding acetyl-CoA carboxylase biotin carboxyl carrier protein; this encodes MNLKEIREILELLKGSDVSEFELGRGDTVLKLRRGPVNVPVLPPPMPPGPGAPALSAMETPAAASVPPKPTHQEIVSPIGGTFYRAPAPDAAPFVEVGSRVVKGQVLCIVEAMKIMNQIESDTTGTIAAIIVENAQPVAYGQALFHITPE